Proteins from a genomic interval of Rhodococcus rhodochrous:
- a CDS encoding TetR/AcrR family transcriptional regulator codes for MESTKSPSAVSGGDAGARLPDQDVGRRRRIPRGEVQRQSILDAFERCLREMSAVDISVKDITEAAGIKRPNFYFYFESKDEVLGELVGRAWDDWSDSIGGYHRRAGESHADYFDRLFGTSYRAWVERDRVMVAGLQAVNYDDKLRARWTSLVTDLNDQLAAQMSRDADAGEITPLSDDHEGLVTTLTDMIVMAFFKDRSLRPSEAESRRMLVNVKTIWLGTWGAPNPPSHRIDRYGGVTSS; via the coding sequence ATGGAGTCGACCAAATCCCCGTCAGCGGTGAGCGGCGGGGATGCCGGAGCACGGCTACCCGACCAGGATGTCGGGCGACGTCGGCGGATTCCGCGCGGCGAGGTCCAGCGGCAATCCATTCTCGACGCGTTCGAGCGGTGCCTGCGCGAGATGTCGGCCGTGGACATCTCGGTCAAGGACATCACCGAAGCTGCGGGAATCAAGCGACCGAACTTCTACTTCTATTTCGAGTCCAAGGACGAGGTACTCGGCGAACTGGTCGGAAGGGCATGGGACGACTGGTCCGACAGCATCGGTGGTTATCACCGCCGCGCCGGCGAGTCCCACGCCGACTATTTCGACCGACTCTTCGGCACGTCCTATCGCGCCTGGGTCGAGCGCGACCGCGTGATGGTCGCGGGCCTTCAGGCCGTCAACTACGACGACAAGCTCAGAGCTCGGTGGACGTCGCTGGTCACCGATCTCAACGACCAACTGGCAGCGCAGATGAGCAGGGACGCCGACGCCGGGGAGATCACTCCGCTGTCGGACGACCACGAGGGTCTCGTCACGACGCTGACCGACATGATCGTCATGGCGTTCTTCAAGGACCGATCGCTCAGGCCCTCCGAAGCCGAGTCGAGACGGATGCTGGTCAATGTGAAGACGATCTGGCTCGGAACGTGGGGCGCGCCGAACCCGCCGTCGCATCGAATCGACCGATACGGCGGCGTGACGTCGTCGTGA
- a CDS encoding sucrase ferredoxin yields MAGTAPRGFAWVLVEYRGRWPVNGFEGLELDAATKTAVFSAAQAARARILLVKRPGRRRRGGHDHWAVLRRETSGAVRQQWGTWDREEDLTQIVTALETPGDLGGPSVLLVCAHGHHDPCCAVRGRPVARALAERWPDQVWECSHVGGDRFAANVVVVPDGVYYGGLDAESSVLTIEEHFFDRIHHRHLRGYTDMSPPQQAALAATLRRFGPAGRSDYTVAESAREGDLWRIRLAGRAPHPERVDVELRAHRTPPCRLTCRGAPTASVMVYEPTSVRTL; encoded by the coding sequence ATGGCCGGCACGGCCCCGCGCGGATTCGCCTGGGTCCTCGTCGAATACCGGGGCAGATGGCCGGTGAACGGGTTCGAGGGGCTCGAGCTCGACGCCGCGACCAAGACGGCCGTGTTCTCCGCCGCGCAGGCGGCCCGCGCACGCATACTGCTGGTCAAGCGCCCGGGCCGTCGCCGCCGCGGCGGACACGACCATTGGGCGGTGCTCCGCCGCGAGACCTCGGGCGCGGTGCGTCAGCAATGGGGAACGTGGGATCGCGAGGAGGATCTGACACAGATCGTCACCGCCCTCGAGACTCCCGGCGACCTCGGTGGCCCCTCCGTCCTCCTGGTCTGCGCTCACGGTCACCACGACCCGTGCTGCGCCGTGCGTGGACGGCCGGTCGCGCGCGCCTTGGCCGAGCGCTGGCCCGACCAGGTCTGGGAATGCTCGCACGTAGGCGGAGACCGGTTCGCCGCCAATGTCGTCGTCGTACCCGACGGTGTCTACTACGGCGGTCTCGACGCCGAGTCGTCCGTCCTCACGATCGAAGAACACTTCTTCGACCGGATCCACCACCGTCATCTACGCGGCTACACCGATATGTCGCCGCCTCAGCAGGCCGCGCTCGCTGCCACGCTCCGACGCTTCGGTCCGGCCGGGCGCAGTGATTACACAGTCGCAGAGAGTGCCCGCGAGGGTGATCTCTGGCGGATCCGGCTCGCCGGTCGTGCACCGCACCCGGAGCGTGTCGACGTCGAACTGCGGGCCCATCGCACTCCCCCGTGCCGATTGACCTGCCGTGGAGCGCCGACGGCTTCGGTCATGGTCTACGAACCCACCTCGGTCCGCACGCTGTGA
- a CDS encoding BatC protein produces MTDPQQDPNKDEGQEGPADGGAVGGPGVHDGGADGGADGGADSGGDGGADGGADGGADSGGDGGADGGADGGADGGADGGADGGS; encoded by the coding sequence ATGACCGACCCACAGCAGGATCCGAACAAGGACGAAGGCCAGGAAGGCCCGGCGGACGGCGGCGCAGTCGGCGGCCCGGGCGTTCACGACGGTGGCGCTGACGGCGGAGCCGACGGGGGCGCCGACAGCGGTGGCGACGGCGGTGCGGACGGCGGGGCCGATGGTGGAGCCGACAGCGGTGGCGACGGCGGAGCCGATGGTGGAGCCGACGGTGGGGCTGACGGAGGAGCCGATGGCGGAGCCGACGGCGGCAGCTGA
- a CDS encoding cupin domain-containing protein, translating to MAEPTAAAECEDSSHRTQDSGVETDAGVLETRLIDIGRKKFASEIWGRAPLLTRSAGTFTDLFSAEAVDELISRRGLRTPFLRVAKDGTTLPDSSFTSPAGVGATISDQLDDTMLWRNLADGATLVLQALHRTWEPISQFGTALSDELGHPVQVNAYITPPRNQGFSHHYDVHDVFVVQIEGTKRWVIHEPVHPAPLRNQPWTDHRAAVARAATEPACIDTVLEPGDCLYLPRGWIHAAEARGEISIHLTVGIHTWTRHALAEHLTRAALAALGDDPEMRDALPMGIDDPEAEIAAVREHLIAVLGEADVTSLFRRARREQARPAPLGPLAQFAAVHDLGPDTTVKLRSALYARLEGSHLVTRVGRVSVADEELPSVTRLLDGGSHPAKTLGTDLVERLLRAGILVPAEQ from the coding sequence ATGGCGGAGCCGACGGCGGCAGCTGAGTGTGAGGACTCCTCGCACCGCACCCAGGACTCCGGCGTCGAAACGGACGCCGGAGTCCTGGAAACCCGCCTGATCGACATCGGTCGAAAGAAGTTCGCGTCCGAGATCTGGGGGCGAGCACCACTGCTGACGCGTAGCGCCGGGACATTCACCGACCTGTTCTCCGCCGAGGCGGTCGACGAACTCATCTCGCGTCGCGGACTCCGCACGCCCTTTCTTCGCGTCGCCAAGGACGGGACGACACTGCCGGACTCGTCGTTCACCTCCCCCGCCGGTGTCGGAGCGACCATCTCCGACCAACTCGACGACACGATGCTCTGGCGCAACCTTGCCGACGGTGCCACCCTCGTCCTGCAGGCACTGCACCGCACGTGGGAACCGATCTCGCAGTTCGGCACCGCTCTGAGCGACGAACTCGGACACCCCGTCCAGGTCAACGCGTACATCACTCCACCTCGGAACCAGGGGTTCAGCCACCACTACGACGTCCACGACGTCTTCGTCGTGCAGATCGAGGGAACCAAGAGATGGGTGATCCACGAGCCCGTCCACCCGGCGCCGCTGCGCAATCAACCCTGGACCGATCACCGCGCCGCTGTCGCCCGAGCCGCGACAGAGCCTGCGTGCATCGACACCGTGCTCGAACCCGGCGATTGCCTCTATCTACCGCGTGGCTGGATCCATGCCGCCGAGGCGCGAGGGGAGATCTCCATCCACCTCACCGTCGGCATCCACACGTGGACGCGCCACGCACTTGCGGAGCATCTGACCCGGGCAGCACTCGCTGCGCTCGGCGACGATCCCGAGATGCGCGACGCGCTGCCCATGGGGATCGATGACCCGGAAGCCGAGATCGCTGCTGTTCGTGAGCATCTCATCGCCGTACTGGGCGAGGCGGACGTCACCTCCCTGTTCCGTCGTGCCCGGCGGGAGCAGGCCCGTCCGGCACCGCTGGGGCCGCTCGCCCAATTCGCCGCCGTCCACGATCTCGGCCCCGACACCACGGTGAAACTCCGCAGCGCACTGTATGCGCGCCTGGAAGGTTCACACCTGGTCACGCGTGTCGGCCGTGTCTCTGTGGCGGACGAGGAACTGCCGTCTGTCACGCGCCTGCTCGACGGCGGATCCCACCCGGCGAAAACCCTCGGGACCGACCTGGTCGAACGGCTGTTGCGCGCAGGGATCCTCGTCCCCGCGGAACAGTGA
- a CDS encoding DUF6480 family protein, which translates to MADENPDASEFDPQNPDPANTPGLEPGGGVAPGDTPPAETSVGGPQHEPPQRRSAGALVAIVIAVVVALMVAGGLLVRAIGLF; encoded by the coding sequence ATGGCTGACGAGAATCCCGACGCGTCCGAGTTCGACCCGCAGAACCCCGATCCCGCGAACACTCCTGGTCTCGAACCCGGGGGCGGGGTGGCGCCCGGAGATACTCCGCCCGCCGAGACCTCTGTGGGCGGTCCGCAGCACGAACCGCCACAGCGCCGCAGTGCCGGCGCCCTCGTCGCCATCGTGATCGCAGTGGTCGTGGCCTTGATGGTGGCCGGCGGTCTGCTCGTTCGAGCAATCGGGTTGTTCTGA